TACCTTACTCTGCGTATTTTCATCTATTTATAGGTCAGGGAATGTGTTTCAGGTACGATTATGATCTGGATATCGTTACAATGTAATATTCGTTTGATTTCACAGACAGAAGCCAGCAAAATATCAATAACTATGTAGATAAGTCAaaatttatatatctataaatgTCTACAGAGAGAGAGGCATACATACACATCTACATCACCATCCTTCATCACCAGCACCAGAAGATCAAACACAGAGAGCGTGGACACTGTGGGGGCTAAATGAGTGATTGGAGTTAGAGATATTACTTCTTCATGATGACAATGATCTAACTACCCAAAGTCTTCTAAAACCACGTACCGTACACAACAGAGTAGGTTTACTTACCTTGCAGGTAAAAGCTGCTTCCAAGGGCCCTCTCCAACCCGGCATGCTCCTTGCTGACGATCAGCATGTTGTAGGCCACGAGCTGAGAGCCAAGGCTGACGCTGAACGACTTGAGCATCCAACTGACCATCAGCGCCAGCAGCTGTTCGTTCAGTTGAGAATAGAACATCAGGGTTGCTGTGACAGTCACGTTGCGCATGTCCACAGCATCCCGGAAACTCACTAAACTGGACATCAGCGTGTCCTGCGTGAGGAACTTGTCCCCCAGGATAGTCAGGTCCTGGAAGGAGTCCTCCTCCCAAAGCCACTGAGCGGATTTTTGGATCTCGAGGTCGAGGTCGTACCGCTGCGCCACCAGGCTCGCTTTGATGCTGACGTCACCCTGGGAGCTGAGGTACAGCGCGGACACGCCTCGTTCCAGCTGAATGACATGCACCAGTGCACCGAGGTCCACGCTCGCCACGATGTAGTCCCGCAGCTGCCACGCCTTCTgcgcgctgttgttgctgttggtggtgATGAAGGCGTTCTGTACAGCCATGGCCAACACTGGGATCAGCGCCACGGCTAGTATCAGCCGCGCTATCGTGCGCCGCCCTTTGGCCGTTACGATGCTCGCGCAGCACGGACCGGTAGTGACGTTGACCTCGTAGGCTACAGCCGGGCTTTCCAGAGCGCGAAAACGCCGGAAATTGCGGGAAAGACTGGTGCTGGCAAAAATCTGCGAGTCGTTCATATCGGTTGGTGTGATGAGGTTCAATCTCTAGAAAACTGCACACGTGATGATATTATTGACACCTGCTTGTAAATAACGGTGTGATAACCAGtctctatgtttttttttctttaaatcttctTCATGACGACATGTTCACTTGTTGGCGAGACGTGGGCGAGATGTCGGTGAGATGCGAGCGAGATGTGGGCGAGATGTAGATGACGTTCATCTttcatgcttcagcagctcaaaCTTTCGGTTTATCATCTGTTTTGAAAGAGGATGAAGCAGAACTTTTGCAGACATAATCTCGCATACaatctcatatatatatatacattggaGATGAAATATTATCATCACGCATTATTATGTCTTTTCATTACCGGACGGATCTCACTACATTTCTGAAAGTAGCATAGAAGCTTATAACTAAACAGCATGACATCAACAAATTACACAGAGgaagtttaataaatattaaagagtATTGAAATCAAAGGCGGCAAGCTACAGGTAACTGGACAgacaaaaggtgaaaaaaattatttaatatccAGAAAGTATACAATAGGAAATTATGAAGAGAAGGACACAAGTTAGAATTAAAAATCAAGTAAGCTTTTCGTTTTCGGGTATAAACTGAGAGATATATTATCAGCTGTAACGGTCATGCACACGCCTTCCACCCTTACTCGGGAATTTGTCACGTGTTTATGGTGACGTGGTTCTGACTGTTTGTTGTCGTAGTCAACGATGATTGTCAGTGTACTTCATAAGAAACATGGTTTATAGAGTGAGACATGCCTGTTTCTTCTGAAAAAGATGCGCGGAGTGGCGAAGAAAAGCAGGAGACAAAGGAATCCCGTCAGGTGCAGTACTTACATGAGTCAAGGTAAGAACATCTAGGAGTCACGGGTGGGTTTTACAGGTGCAAAAGTACCTTAGTCAAGGTAGGAGCGGCAAGGTATGAGACTGGAGTTCTACAGGTGTAGTAGTACCTTTGTCAAGGTAGGAGCGACAAGGTGTGAGGCTGGAGTTGTACAGGTGCAGTACTTACCTGAGTCAAGGTAAGTACACCAAGGAGTCACGAGTGGGGTCTACAGGTGCAGTAGTACCTTTGTCAAGGTAGGAGCGGCAAGGTGTGAGACTGGAGTCGTACAGGTGCGCAAGCAGCAAGGGTGGCTGTAATGAATGGAAGTTTGTGACATCGTGTTAGTGTTGCCAGCTTACGGGACAAAGCGCATGCTGATGTACACTGCGAGCAATCGCTCATATTGACCGCCACCAGCCCACCTTCCACGTCGCGTTTACCCGAAACATCGAAGAAACAACAATTTATAAAACACCTACATTGTGTTTTACACAGCAAACAATGGACACCATGCTTAGAACTGGATTTAGGAACGACTAGCCACAAGACCTTTGTACCAAGCAAAAGTAACATCCACAAATATCggtttttaaactgtttattttaaagtgtcatgattaatttattgtcatttagTCACAGTTGTGCGCCGACTGATGCGATATTCTGTAATAATTAAAGACTCGCCATGTTGGACATCAGTAGCCGTCCTCCTGCCACAGGCAAGGGCTATTGATTAGGTTATTGATTAGCGAGCTCCCACTCTCGCCATCTCCAGGATTATCGTAAATAAGGTTAACTCAGTGCACCACAAGGGCGACAATCACTGTCTTGCTGATTCAATCACGCAACACATGCAAGTAAAGCGATTATCTCCCGAAATGTCTGGCGCCCCATCACCGGAAACTCCTGATGAATCTGAGTGTAGGGACAGCTCCCTCGATCAACCTCTGTCAAAGGCTGTCACGGGGCAGGTGAGAAGCCTACCTGGTGTGGTCTCAAAATGTTTGTGCTTATCAAAAATGTATCGCCCTCCAACACACATTGTGTTTACAAATGTTAGAGAAATATTCAGACATTATTAGTCAGTGAAGATGATGGAGGGAACACGGATGGTGGCTAGCGCATGGCGTCCACCGCCTCAGCGatgatttattgttgttgttgtacaccTTCTTACTTCCATATTACAAAGAAGGACAACACTTTCTATCAATAAATAtgatttctttattaaaaaagagacaacgttcacatttaaaatatgaagtaactttacatataataataacaataacaataataacatcaacatcaacaccaacatcaataataataatagaaatgcAAATTAGAGTTTATGTTTCAGCTATAACTCTTCTATTAAGTCTACATCCCATATATTAGTATAGTTAACGATTTAGTGGTTAAACGTATTGTTGTCATCCATCCTGACTTCAACCAAAAAGAACACTTTTAGctagtcaataataataataataataataataataataataataataataataataataataataataatatgcattacaattataaatatttacattgtaTGATTTTCTTGCTCAACTATTTAGCTCCCTAATGGTCATTCTCATTGCTGCTGTAGTCTACACATTGTTATCGTTAACTCCTCTTAACATCATGTTACACAGTAAGCCTGACATATCAGATTGCACGTGCTGACTGATACACAATGATGCACACAGTTTGTACAAACATCAGTGCATGTACCATGCTAGTTGACACACTATTACACAAAATGACAACAAACCACTAGACTACAGCTACACACAACTTTCTCTCAACGTTTCATCTGTGAATGATACATAATAACAGTTTACACATTTCTGAAGACATTAAAACAACACAGATCTAGTCCATCACACAGTTTGTACAGAATTTgtgacacatttatttattcttaaacAGTTTTGTTCAGAATAcatttttccagtttgtttgttcatCAGAAGGATCCAGGGCTTGTTTCACAAAAAAGGCTTCTAAAACATCCTACCTCTACTCAATTATTCCCAGTGTATTAATGTATATGTTAGGAGACAGTACCAGACGAAAATAAATCTCATATAGAGACAATCATTAATCTTTTCGTTCTCAAAAATACTTTGATGACTAGGGTTGCTAATAAAAGGCGAagattttcaaacttttttagTAAATGGTCAACATTTGTAGCTTTCTTTTACCTGGTAAGGAAACACCATCTTTCTAATTTCAGTTCTAAgttttttattatcatattgCCCTCAGCTGATGAGCAATTTTAACAAAAGGAACTCAGGCAATTGAAAGCTGTCATATTATTCCATCCTTCCCACCCTGACCAAACCCAAGTTGAACTGACAGAGGATGTGACGATCAGGGTGCATATCGTCTTCACACTTGTCTGTGTTATCTATCTTCAAACGATCGCACTTTCAGTGGAGGCGGAAGACGAGCTTTTCCAGTGCCAGGGCAGGTGCCTCGAACAAGGTGGAGAAAAAGAAGGCAGTCAAGAAGGTCGTCACGGTGTGGCCCATGAACAGGTATATCTACAACaggatttcaaataaaattgcAGCAGCGTCCACAATCACTGTTATCTGTGTATAAGTAATTTGAAAAATGCAATTAGGAAATTTTCTTCTATAAAtatagcaaaaatcaaacaaggcaatataaaatattaattattggTACCAATATACAGGAGGAGGCACCCATCTGTTCTCCCTCATTGTCTTGCATTCCTGACCCTCTAAGAGCCAAATACTTTCTCAACTGGGTTAGTATGGGGAGGAGGGATGTACTCTGTACAATACTGGTAGCAAAGTAGCTAATGTCAACACTGAGATAGCTGGGGCTCAAGGCACTCGGCTATAAAGTGACCCTGGGCAATTAACAGCTGCTaattattacagttttattattgctgAGACAGAGATGAACAAACTCACCATGTTGAAGTCGTCGATGTAGATCAAGGATTTCCAGCTGAAAGCATGCAGCATCATTATGATGGGATGCAGCAGGTAAGCGGCGTAAGTCAGGCGTGACAAGGGGAGGAAACCTTCCCAGCTTAAGATAGAGTTGATGAACCCTGAGGAGTAAAAAACAAAGTCGTGTATGTGGCATTCCTTACATGGATCTGATGTTCTTCATGGCATTGTTTATTAACGCTGCTTTATGCTGCACTTACATGAATTTTTGTACTAGTAGTTGTTggactttattatttttattatttaatcggTAATGGAGTGACGAGAAGTAATACGTCATACAAGTTATGAAGTTTTTGTGTAATAAATGTTTCGCTCACCACATTAAAGTATAagatcaaattattatttttatgattgttttcgttattattattattattattattattattattattattattattattattattattattattattattcctttccAAAACGTCATTGACAATAATTTTAGCTTCCGTATGTGTATTTAATCAAAATCGTGGTCCAGTGGGAGGTAACTCGTGTCGCTTACCTCCCCTGTTGTAATGACAGGCGTAGATAATCCAGGCCACACACAATGCCCACAACGGCCTGCCGAAAGCCTCGTACGCAGACTCGAACCAGCGCGGCCAGTCCTCGCCATCCACTCGCCGCTTGCTGAAGGTGATGTAGCACAGGAGAAAACCCACAGCCCACGTCCACAGCCAGCCAATAACTGCTACAGACTGCACgcgagatcatcatcatcataatcatcatcatcatcatcacttttcaTTCTTCCCTCTTTCTAGATATTATGTTCCTCACAATTACAATcccagaaaagagaaaggagggagCGGGCGCTGTTTGAAAGATGTAAGTTTAGAGTTAGTTTAGGATAGAAAGCTTTGCTGAATTCTGTAATGGAGACGGGAGGCAATGGGGAGATATCAGAGCAGGAGGTACCTGTAGTAGCCGACACTCACCAGCCTAATAGTGgaattctttttcttgtagAAGATGTAGCCCAGCAGCAGCCCCACGCAGTAGGCCGACACACGGCACCAGGGCTTGATGTACACCTCGTCCCAGAACCCCAAGTCCTCGTGCATCCTGCACAGAAATCATTCACCATTCTTATCACTCGTCACAGAGGAACTGGTTacaaatgataatgatgatgatgtagaactcttctgacaaaatttcgagcaaaaagatttgttattaaaagaTAGAGAGGGCAATTTAATTTTctaagacagagagacaaacagagaTGTCAAACTCACGAGAACAGGTCTCCTCGGTATTTCCACTCCTGGTAAAATGCTGAAGCCATTCCTCCGGCCGCCAGCATGAGAATGCCGGTGACGCCAACAGAACCTATGCTGTAGATGACAACAGATCAACTGAGATGTGACCTCCAGGTCAATGTGTGTGTTAAAGAGAGAGTTTGCCTGTGAATGTAAGTAGGTGTACCTTTGTGTGCTGATTTTATTTGTATAGACAAACAcgcatgttcacacacacaatctctctcacaaacacacaacaacaaacaaataatcagCTCAAGATTAGTACTTACTAGAAGAGAGGCAGAAGGAAGATAGGAGAAATCCAGTAAAACTGCATGTCGTTAGCCAGGTACCAGGACCACCCCATGCACTTCATTAGAGAAAAGCATAAACAGGAATTAAAATGAAGCAAATTAAAACATTGAATCGGTCagagttgtctttcttattAGGAGACGAGCGCGCATGACCACCCTGGCATTTGTGTGCTTTGGTGTAAGCCTTCTCCCtaccctttgacctttgtaTCTCTGATTTCAAAGATTTCTTGCAGCTGCTTGATGTTCTTGTTAGAGGTTCTCTGTAATGTGAGTCACTTGTACATGTTGTGATCTCTATGTGGATGGGAAGCACTATCCGTTATTTCAAACACTTGGAAAAATTGTGTCTAATTTAGCTCTATCAGTCATTGAGGTTCagatttctgtaaacattattagAGTTACACTGGACTGCAGCATTCACTAGAATGTGAAAGACTAGTTCCAGCAATGAAATACTTATTCCTATCAATGCTTtcgataatatattttttcatcgaATATATTAATCATAGTATTGGCTATATTTCCCACCAACCTTTTCAATCAACAATCACACTAGCCTCCACCCTTATAAAACAAATCAGCAGACAATCACGTGAACTTCAATCAGTTTTCCCCAAATTTCACGATGTTTTGGTCTAGAATATAATAGTTTCAATCCAGCAGCAGTTCTCAAACAAGACGACAGCATAACAACCgccacaaaaatacatttaaaaaataaaaatacaaatatcttttCCTTTACCGGATCATCGACATAGACGAAGTTGTTGACATACAGAAGGTTGGTCCACCAGTTGTCCTTACAGTTGGAGGCGGTCGGCAGGTTTTCAGGCCACAGTGGCCCCTTGCCAAGGTAAGTGTACAGACACCCGAACATCATCAACACGATCATGTAGATGGGAGTCAGCCTGCAACACGTGACCCTCTCTTACATAAGCTTGGaatgtgtgtacacatgtgttTGCCTTGAAAATatgtcacatttatttaaaaaatttagggCTCTAAGGTGAccataaaatataaactgaacAAGCCACTTCTACTGAACGATCATCGATGACTGCTTCAACAGAGTTCCGGTGATAAAGGAATGATAAAgggtgtttttgtgtgtttgcgcacgtgtttgtgtgtaggagTGAGTGGGTGTTGGGATATAATTGTTTGATGTTACCTCCAGAACCTGTGAACGTAGAACATCACCCAGTAAAAACGATTGTTTTTTCCCTTGGCCAGGTCCTTCATGGTCAGATAACAGACAAGGAAACCGCTGGAAAAATTAATGATTTGTTAACTGGACTGTACATCGACAACCAAATTTATAATTGAATATTCTAATTATGAGGGGCACTAatgtacaataaaaacaaagaagaaataacaaaaacaatctgTCGATTATTTCTAACTTTGCTACAGtacaatataaattattgttttttaattgtctttagACAGGTCTCTCAAGGTCTCATGCCCATACATTACAATTTCGCATAAATCGAGGTGTTTGACAATTTTATCACTTTGACTTCGTGTATTTTGACTTCAACCTCTTTCTTCCACTGgacaataaactaaacaaattaaagatgcaaacacataATTAcctgagaagaaaaaatgtgtcTACACCAAAACCGGCCGCCATGACACCCTGGTAGGTAAAGCGCTTGAAGAACTTGTCGGCATCAACCAGGTTCTCTACGAAATGAACAGGTCAAAGTAAACATtctacatttcaaaataaacagaaatattagaaataatcttaaatataaaatctgtaTACTTCGGCTGTCTTCGTACGTCTGTTAAAAAAGTCTTCAAAACGCgaactaaatatatatatacatgcgaAAGGtatttgtataaattatttgtatttagGATGTCACAATGACATTTATCTACCTACATTAATATGTGCTTTAAGTTTATACCTGTGGTTGGATTTTCAGTGACATTGATAACTCCGTAGTTGTAAGTGTGGCCGAGGATGATCCACATGATGGAGAAGAAGCGGATGCCATGGAGACAGTGAATGGAGTTGGCACTTTTCTTGCCACTCAGAATCTTGGGCATGTTGGTCACCATGGAAAACGCTTTGACCAGACGCATGGCA
The Pomacea canaliculata isolate SZHN2017 linkage group LG2, ASM307304v1, whole genome shotgun sequence genome window above contains:
- the LOC112557593 gene encoding nose resistant to fluoxetine protein 6-like yields the protein MVLDFLPQILQHDLTKLVVLTTLDEVSRVEVPQAVMKAIQQQAIAEIKDPNSTLVPQRVQALATQYTLGHVQWLRALRRIVMRLNPRGFLPDPSKTNSTVNPQCFSDTMDFVNAIAGTQMMTDNPMDLNFTDYGWVVSMLDSFGKPSGGILKGAVHFVGSYEECHSVHAYIPAHPNMTLGSVPHNYVTEFDTRFCRVTFNLPDSFTKGLGVDTRGITLRLHWGMCFPATCHSSDVASMMEWQFLESYNFTVHTVMCAEEDKLEEDASAIVAMIHIYWQASACPRVAMRLVKAFSMVTNMPKILSGKKSANSIHCLHGIRFFSIMWIILGHTYNYGVINVTENPTTENLVDADKFFKRFTYQGVMAAGFGVDTFFLLSGFLVCYLTMKDLAKGKNNRFYWVMFYVHRFWRLTPIYMIVLMMFGCLYTYLGKGPLWPENLPTASNCKDNWWTNLLYVNNFVYVDDPCMGWSWYLANDMQFYWISPIFLLPLFYIGSVGVTGILMLAAGGMASAFYQEWKYRGDLFSMHEDLGFWDEVYIKPWCRVSAYCVGLLLGYIFYKKKNSTIRLSVAVIGWLWTWAVGFLLCYITFSKRRVDGEDWPRWFESAYEAFGRPLWALCVAWIIYACHYNRGGFINSILSWEGFLPLSRLTYAAYLLHPIIMMLHAFSWKSLIYIDDFNMIYLFMGHTVTTFLTAFFFSTLFEAPALALEKLVFRLH